From the genome of Venturia canescens isolate UGA chromosome 11, ASM1945775v1, whole genome shotgun sequence:
ACAAAGTGTTTACTTTAATGCTGTTATATTTGCGAATATGAGCACTCACTGTTTTTCAACAAGCTCATACGCATCCAGTAGAAACTTTCGTGGGTCaatgtgatcgcgattaatCACAACACCGGTTGACAAGTGATTTCCGAATgcgctctcgatttctcgccATATTAATCCACAATCATTTGATACTCCgccgccccaatgtatgaagcgttgaTGTGTtacctgcttcaaacattcgagacgtaagatttgcgaagtgacTGCGTAATGCCATCCCGTTTTTATCAGTCGTGATTGCTTCAGTCGAACTTGCGCCTCCAACGATTCGATGAGCGTATCATActggtgttcccacaccaaatattgctccaacgtTCGAAGAAGCGTtacttgcatacgcagcaattgctTCGTAGCAGCGTCGGTGACGAGAGACATGGTGCGCTGATGCTCTTAAGATATCCCGTTGTTGACTCTTTCTAAATATGGAAGGGAGAGAGACTTTTTCTACATATGACCCTACGTGCATTCCTCAGTGCGTGAAGGCGTGGAACAAacaattttatgaaataattttttacagaaaacacattcattccatctctctcatacTCGTCAATTGCTGTCTAAAGTTCATTCCGTCTCTGTCATACtcacctctctctccaactGCAGACCCTTCGTTGTGCCCCCTTCCTTATCTACATCCGGCCCATGCACTCTTCAGACGATGACAAACCAATGGTATTCCAAACTGAATGTTTTAATCCTGACACACATACCCAGATTTTTATAGAATGATCTTAcgttcattccatctctctcacactcatcatcggctctatctctcctttttttcaaagggcgtataataattttttagtaattccATCTCTTTCATACTTACCTCCCCCCCCTCTCTTGAAACTTcgctgcccccccccccccctggcgcttccccgcacaccgctcccccTCGCGTCCATTTGATCCAGAACCggcatagccttactactatCATTACAagatttcttaataatattgtgctatatattattttctgtggtaatttctttgaaaaaatatgatcaaAGACTGTGCATTGACTAGTACGAACCGCTTTTACATTCTTAAGACTAAATTCGCACGcttatgaaaaatttaccTTTGCATTATTATGTATTACTCCTCGCGAGTAACGGGCGGTGGTCGAGCGTAGTACGGTCAATCTCCTACGGTCACTTTTGTTGAACCAGATACAAAAGCGTAAGGACGCTTTCAAAATTAATTCTTATCAAATGGCATGGATGTAAGTGAAATTCAAATATATGCTGTGCGTAAACTAGGAGCTGGTATCCGTGTAATTAATCCGatgtctaattttcaaaattcgaaacTTTGGGAATGGATCTAGGCTCATCACAATAATTATCTAGGGGTTTCCGAGGATATTGATTATGAATTCGATGTTAGTTTTCTGAACATTCTAAATGGCGgtcaaaaaaacgaggaaagtgGATCTATGCCCCTAAAAATGATTACTCTAGTGTTTTTGTTATTGATAATTACTATCAGgtcagtttttattccattttgtaaataaattcatAGTTCCCAGGATCATCCACGGAGAACAGGATACAGAATACTCATCtagtttttaaattattttttgtaattttttttttttcaataaaaaactatttATACCAGAT
Proteins encoded in this window:
- the LOC122417950 gene encoding uncharacterized protein translates to MSLVTDAATKQLLRMQVTLLRTLEQYLVWEHQYDTLIESLEAQVRLKQSRLIKTGWHYAVTSQILRLECLKQVTHQRFIHWGGGVSNDCGLIWREIESAFGNHLSTGVVINRDHIDPRKFLLDAEFTVGDKRANKSVMMGNVELFATSDLNE